The following are from one region of the Streptococcus sp. 1643 genome:
- a CDS encoding class I SAM-dependent methyltransferase: protein MKRPLEMAHDFLAEVVTKEDIVVDATMGNGHDTLFLAKLAKQVYAFDIQEQALEKTQERLDQAGMTNAQLILQGHETLDQFVTEAKAGIFNLGYLPSADKSVITQPQTTIEALEKLCHLLVKGGRIAIMIYYGHEGGDTERDAVLDFVSQLNQQEYTAAIYRTLNQVNNPPFLVMIEKLERYRHG from the coding sequence ATGAAAAGACCACTTGAGATGGCACATGATTTTTTGGCTGAGGTTGTGACAAAAGAGGATATTGTAGTGGATGCGACCATGGGCAATGGCCACGATACACTTTTTTTAGCCAAGCTAGCCAAGCAAGTCTATGCCTTTGATATCCAGGAGCAGGCTTTGGAGAAGACGCAAGAGCGTTTGGATCAGGCTGGAATGACAAATGCCCAGTTAATCTTGCAAGGTCATGAGACACTGGACCAATTTGTTACAGAAGCTAAGGCAGGGATTTTTAATCTGGGTTATCTGCCTTCTGCTGACAAATCTGTCATCACCCAACCTCAGACTACTATCGAAGCATTAGAAAAGCTGTGTCATTTGCTTGTCAAGGGGGGACGGATTGCTATCATGATCTACTATGGTCATGAGGGAGGAGACACCGAGAGGGATGCTGTATTGGATTTTGTTAGCCAGTTGAACCAACAAGAGTATACAGCTGCCATTTATCGGACTCTCAACCAAGTTAATAATCCACCGTTTTTAGTTATGATTGAAAAATTAGAAAGGTATAGACATGGATAA
- a CDS encoding TIGR01212 family radical SAM protein (This family includes YhcC from E. coli K-12, an uncharacterized radical SAM protein.) — MKVMKSYNTLNDYYRKLFGEKTFKVPIDAGFDCPNRDGTVAHGGCTFCTVSGSGDAIVAPDAPIREQFYKEIDFMHRKWPDVQKYLVYFQNFTNTHEKVEVIRERYEQAINEPGVVGINIGTRPDCLPDETIEYLAELSERMHVTVELGLQTTFEATSDLINRAHSYELYVETVKRLRKYPKIEIVSHLINGLPGETHEMMIENVRRCVTDNDIQGIKLHLLHLMTNTRMQRDYHEGRLQLMSQDEYVKVICDQLEIIPKHIVIHRITGDAPRDMLIGPMWSLNKWEVLNAIETEMRRRGSVQGCKAVKQEFKNEKTT; from the coding sequence ATGAAAGTTATGAAATCTTATAATACCTTGAATGATTATTATCGAAAACTTTTTGGAGAAAAGACTTTCAAAGTTCCTATTGATGCGGGATTTGACTGTCCAAATCGTGATGGAACTGTAGCTCATGGTGGTTGTACTTTTTGTACGGTTTCAGGTTCTGGAGATGCCATCGTGGCACCGGATGCTCCTATTCGTGAGCAATTTTATAAGGAAATTGACTTTATGCACCGCAAGTGGCCAGATGTTCAGAAGTACTTGGTTTATTTCCAAAACTTTACCAACACCCATGAAAAGGTGGAAGTGATTCGGGAGCGATATGAGCAGGCTATCAACGAGCCAGGTGTAGTGGGAATCAATATCGGAACACGTCCGGATTGCTTACCTGATGAAACAATCGAATATTTGGCTGAGTTATCGGAACGCATGCATGTGACGGTTGAATTGGGATTACAGACAACCTTTGAAGCAACCTCTGACCTGATTAACCGTGCCCATTCTTATGAATTGTATGTTGAAACAGTAAAACGCTTGAGGAAATATCCCAAGATTGAGATTGTTTCCCATTTGATTAATGGTCTGCCCGGTGAGACTCATGAGATGATGATTGAAAATGTACGCCGTTGTGTTACGGATAATGATATTCAAGGAATTAAGTTGCACTTGCTTCACCTCATGACCAATACACGGATGCAGCGAGATTACCACGAAGGACGCTTGCAACTGATGAGTCAGGATGAGTATGTCAAAGTTATCTGTGATCAACTGGAAATCATTCCCAAGCATATCGTCATCCATCGAATTACAGGAGATGCACCGAGAGATATGCTGATTGGTCCTATGTGGAGCCTCAATAAATGGGAAGTGCTAAATGCCATTGAAACTGAGATGCGACGTCGTGGAAGTGTGCAAGGATGCAAGGCTGTAAAACAGGAGTTTAAAAATGAAAAGACCACTTGA
- a CDS encoding DUF3397 domain-containing protein, whose protein sequence is MGMILMKIASILLLILTLVVCFIVTKLFGLRKIGFNFADLAFPLLVFEYYLITAKAFTHNFLPRLGVALSLLAILLVVFFLVKKRSFYYPKFIKFFWRAGFLLTLIIYIAMIVKLMMLP, encoded by the coding sequence ATGGGTATGATTTTAATGAAAATAGCATCTATTTTATTATTGATATTAACCTTGGTGGTTTGCTTTATTGTCACCAAGCTTTTCGGACTTAGGAAAATAGGATTTAATTTCGCGGATCTAGCTTTTCCACTTTTGGTATTCGAGTACTATCTGATCACTGCTAAAGCCTTTACCCACAACTTTCTACCGCGACTTGGAGTCGCACTTTCTCTCCTAGCAATCCTCCTTGTAGTCTTTTTCCTTGTCAAAAAACGAAGTTTTTATTACCCTAAATTCATCAAATTCTTCTGGAGAGCCGGTTTTCTCCTTACCTTAATCATCTACATAGCTATGATTGTCAAATTGATGATGCTCCCATAA
- a CDS encoding Cna B-type domain-containing protein: MKNKKFWLPILTSLACLLGMIFAPNSVQAKELKNVISNIGIWEVDNGRFIKPDANGVYTLSPEHNDYPNYKFIVDYDLSAYDGKLEDGDTFTFTVPGPLSVKEETFDLKDKETDLVIGEAKIVSNGDNNGGKATITLKNLKTYLEKKKGIYVQNVRGSFYLGFSSKNELSEQTLRFEKTETINEITYQIRVGRRGEVDYSEGIGKANFSKYHGLISKEAWTSKALNKSGQYLHTWYVRVNPKQASYDKIEIHDWVDPNSSPMQMIPESLSVIAGWYNKVYYMKDEVVLEAGKDYQVNWNDSYTEFTITINNASSIVAKNGKPAAFRIGYKTSAPGDGTKVLNNVEVKANDKKLEYQDYSNKTVLQQIGNSVVASGGTIQLETAYRIILYKVDELTHDRLKGAKFKITPPAGATAKEEIVTTNDNGIAESSIYSESDIKKGNFTVTEIEAPEGYELNPTPFEMTVGQDGAIKTVTNKRSKAKAKIKANKKLTGRELKAEEFEFTLTDQDGKVKETVKNDKDGNIAFSELEFDKAGTYTFKIAEKAGSDTGIKYDTKTVTATVTVADKGKGALEATVSYDDEKAFENTYTPAKTEVPVKKVWKDENNQDGKRPTSVTVKLLADGQDTGKTLELTEANGWAGSFKDLDADKGGTPIKYTVVEVTVTGYTSDVTGDAASGFTITNSYSPETVDVKATKNWDDANNQDGKRPTKITINLLADGEKVASKEVQAAADGTWTATFEKLAKYKAGKEIKYTVTEEAVAEYEATITDFTITNKYAPKAIDYKVTKVWKDANNQDGKRPESVTVQLYKKVGDADPVAVEGKKLTLTAKEKTDDNTWVASFTNLPQYEAGKEITYSIKEVDVPAGYESSVTGQVVTNTYNPETVVLSGTKVWKDNNNQDGKRTRSVKVQILNGEKVVQEIEVSEKTGWKFESKKLPKYENGKEIKYTVKETAMTEYKATITTDKDGKYTITNEYTPEKIAVSGQKTWIDNNDQDRIRPASITVALLANGKETGKTAIATAETGWKYEFTELDRYQNGKAIEYTVKEVGVPTGYTATETGMNVTNTHTPEKTAVKGHKIWKDEENKDGIRPASITVKLLADGKETGQTATVSETSGWTYEFTGLDRYQEGKEIAYTVEEVNVPDGYTASVEGYNITNTHTPEKPTPGKPNEPGKPKKGGELPNTGSESNQVALVAGIALLGLGTGFLARRKKED; encoded by the coding sequence ATGAAGAACAAGAAATTTTGGTTACCCATCCTAACCTCTCTGGCCTGTTTGCTAGGGATGATCTTTGCTCCAAATTCAGTTCAAGCAAAGGAACTGAAGAACGTTATCAGTAATATTGGAATTTGGGAGGTTGATAATGGTAGATTTATAAAACCGGATGCGAATGGTGTTTATACTCTGTCTCCTGAGCATAATGATTACCCGAACTACAAGTTTATCGTAGATTATGATTTAAGTGCTTACGATGGTAAGTTAGAGGATGGTGATACCTTTACATTCACTGTTCCAGGTCCTTTGTCAGTTAAAGAAGAAACTTTTGATCTAAAGGACAAGGAAACAGACCTTGTTATCGGAGAAGCAAAAATTGTGTCAAATGGTGATAATAATGGTGGAAAGGCTACAATTACCCTAAAAAATTTAAAAACTTACCTAGAGAAGAAGAAGGGAATCTACGTTCAGAATGTTAGAGGAAGCTTCTATCTTGGATTTAGTTCTAAGAATGAACTAAGTGAGCAAACACTACGCTTTGAAAAGACAGAAACCATAAATGAAATTACTTATCAAATCAGGGTTGGTCGAAGAGGCGAGGTTGATTATTCTGAAGGGATTGGCAAAGCCAACTTTAGTAAATATCATGGATTAATTAGTAAGGAAGCCTGGACCTCAAAAGCTTTAAATAAGAGTGGTCAATATCTTCATACGTGGTATGTTAGGGTCAATCCAAAGCAAGCTTCATATGATAAAATTGAGATTCATGATTGGGTTGATCCAAATTCGTCACCAATGCAAATGATTCCGGAATCTCTCAGTGTTATAGCAGGTTGGTATAACAAAGTATACTACATGAAAGATGAGGTAGTTTTAGAAGCTGGTAAAGATTACCAAGTTAATTGGAATGATTCTTATACAGAATTCACCATTACCATTAACAACGCTTCTTCTATCGTAGCTAAAAATGGAAAACCAGCAGCTTTTCGAATTGGTTATAAAACGAGCGCTCCAGGAGATGGTACAAAAGTACTGAATAATGTCGAAGTAAAAGCTAATGATAAAAAACTGGAGTATCAAGATTATAGTAATAAGACGGTACTTCAGCAGATTGGTAATTCTGTTGTGGCCTCAGGAGGAACTATACAATTAGAGACAGCTTACCGTATCATTCTTTACAAGGTCGACGAGCTGACTCATGACCGTCTAAAAGGAGCAAAATTCAAGATTACTCCTCCGGCAGGAGCTACGGCTAAAGAGGAAATTGTAACGACAAATGATAATGGAATTGCTGAATCATCTATTTACTCAGAAAGTGATATCAAGAAAGGGAACTTTACGGTAACCGAGATTGAGGCTCCTGAGGGATATGAGTTGAATCCTACTCCATTTGAGATGACTGTTGGACAAGATGGAGCTATCAAAACAGTTACAAATAAACGTAGCAAAGCTAAAGCCAAGATTAAAGCTAATAAAAAACTTACAGGTCGTGAGTTGAAGGCTGAAGAGTTTGAATTCACTTTAACAGACCAAGATGGTAAGGTGAAAGAAACTGTGAAGAATGACAAAGACGGAAACATTGCTTTCTCAGAATTGGAATTCGACAAAGCAGGGACTTATACCTTTAAAATTGCTGAAAAAGCTGGCAGTGATACAGGCATCAAGTACGACACTAAAACTGTTACGGCTACAGTTACTGTAGCGGACAAGGGTAAAGGTGCACTTGAAGCAACTGTTTCTTACGATGATGAAAAAGCTTTCGAGAATACTTACACTCCAGCAAAAACGGAAGTTCCTGTGAAGAAAGTATGGAAGGACGAGAACAACCAAGACGGTAAACGTCCAACTTCTGTCACAGTTAAATTGCTTGCAGATGGTCAAGATACTGGTAAAACACTTGAATTGACTGAAGCAAATGGTTGGGCTGGAAGCTTCAAAGACCTTGATGCTGATAAAGGCGGCACACCTATCAAGTATACTGTAGTAGAAGTAACTGTTACTGGTTACACTTCTGATGTTACTGGTGACGCTGCATCAGGATTCACTATCACAAATAGTTATTCTCCAGAAACAGTTGATGTAAAAGCAACTAAGAACTGGGATGACGCAAACAACCAAGACGGCAAACGTCCAACCAAGATTACAATCAATCTTTTAGCAGATGGTGAGAAAGTCGCATCGAAAGAAGTTCAAGCAGCCGCAGACGGAACTTGGACTGCTACATTCGAAAAATTAGCAAAATATAAAGCTGGTAAAGAAATCAAATACACTGTAACAGAAGAAGCCGTAGCAGAATACGAAGCGACTATTACAGACTTTACGATCACAAACAAATATGCTCCTAAAGCAATCGACTACAAGGTAACAAAAGTATGGAAGGACGCAAACAACCAAGACGGCAAACGTCCTGAGTCCGTAACGGTTCAACTTTACAAAAAAGTAGGAGATGCAGATCCAGTAGCTGTTGAAGGTAAGAAATTGACCTTAACAGCTAAGGAGAAGACTGATGATAACACTTGGGTAGCATCCTTCACCAATCTTCCACAATACGAAGCTGGAAAAGAAATCACCTATTCTATCAAGGAAGTGGATGTACCAGCTGGTTATGAATCCTCTGTGACTGGTCAAGTAGTGACAAACACCTATAATCCAGAAACAGTTGTTCTTTCAGGAACTAAGGTTTGGAAAGATAACAACAACCAAGACGGTAAACGTACAAGATCTGTGAAAGTTCAAATTCTTAACGGCGAAAAAGTTGTTCAAGAAATTGAAGTTTCAGAAAAAACTGGCTGGAAGTTCGAATCTAAAAAACTTCCTAAGTATGAAAATGGTAAAGAAATCAAGTACACTGTCAAAGAAACTGCTATGACAGAATACAAAGCAACCATCACTACAGATAAGGATGGCAAGTACACCATTACCAATGAATATACACCAGAAAAAATTGCTGTAAGTGGACAAAAGACCTGGATTGATAATAACGACCAAGATCGTATCCGTCCAGCATCTATCACTGTCGCTCTTCTTGCCAATGGTAAAGAAACTGGCAAGACAGCAATCGCAACAGCTGAAACAGGTTGGAAGTATGAATTCACTGAACTGGACCGTTACCAAAATGGTAAAGCAATCGAGTACACAGTCAAAGAAGTTGGTGTTCCTACAGGTTACACAGCTACTGAAACTGGTATGAATGTGACCAACACCCACACACCAGAGAAAACAGCTGTAAAAGGTCATAAGATCTGGAAAGATGAAGAGAACAAAGATGGCATCCGTCCAGCATCTATCACCGTAAAACTTCTTGCAGATGGTAAGGAAACTGGTCAGACAGCTACAGTGTCAGAAACAAGTGGCTGGACTTATGAGTTTACAGGTCTTGATCGTTATCAAGAAGGTAAGGAGATTGCCTACACTGTTGAAGAAGTGAATGTTCCAGATGGTTATACAGCTTCAGTAGAAGGTTACAACATTACAAATACGCACACTCCTGAAAAACCAACACCTGGCAAACCAAATGAACCAGGTAAGCCTAAAAAAGGTGGGGAATTGCCTAATACAGGAAGCGAGTCTAACCAAGTGGCTCTAGTAGCTGGAATCGCCCTTCTTGGATTGGGAACAGGATTCTTGGCAAGACGCAAAAAAGAAGATTAA
- the ezrA gene encoding septation ring formation regulator EzrA, which produces MSNGQLIYLMVAIAVILILAYVTAIFLRKRNVSRLTALEERKEELYNLPVNDEVEAVKNMHLIGQSQVTFREWNQKWVDLSLNSFADIENHLFEAESYNNSFRFFKATHKIDQIESQIGLIEEDIAAIRNALSELEKQESKNSGRVLHALDLFESLQHTVAEDSEKYGKALPEIEKQLENIQSEFSQFVTLNSSGDPVEAAAILDSTENHILALTHIVERIPALVETLTKELPDQLADLEEGYRKLLDANYHFTETDIESRFQLLHESLKNNQENIRQLELDNAEYENNRIQEEINALYDIFTREIAAQKVVESLLATLPTYLNHLRENNQVLVQDLERLTKTYLLPESDGNHVRRLQAELAALDTAIMEVTEDQGESTQAYSALEEQLEMLQSNLKDIEDEQISVSERLAQIEKDDLNARQKANVYVNRLHTIKRYMEKRNLPGIPQSFLKLFFTASHNTEDLMAELEQPQVNIESVKRILEIATNDMEALETETYDIVQYATLTEQLLQYSNRYRSFDERIQDAFNEALEIFEKEFDYQASFEKISQALEVAEPGVTNRFVTSYEKTREAIRF; this is translated from the coding sequence ATGTCTAATGGACAACTAATTTATCTAATGGTTGCGATTGCAGTCATTCTGATCTTAGCTTATGTAACAGCCATCTTTTTACGTAAGCGTAATGTAAGCAGGTTAACGGCCCTTGAAGAAAGAAAAGAAGAACTCTACAACCTTCCTGTAAATGATGAGGTTGAAGCCGTTAAAAACATGCACTTGATTGGTCAAAGTCAGGTGACCTTCCGTGAATGGAATCAAAAATGGGTTGATTTATCTCTGAACTCATTTGCTGATATCGAAAATCACCTCTTTGAAGCTGAAAGCTACAATAATTCTTTCCGTTTCTTTAAGGCAACACACAAGATTGATCAGATTGAGAGCCAAATCGGCTTGATTGAAGAAGACATTGCTGCTATTCGCAATGCTCTCTCAGAACTTGAAAAGCAAGAATCTAAGAATAGTGGCCGTGTCCTTCATGCCTTGGACTTGTTTGAATCCCTTCAACATACCGTTGCAGAAGACTCAGAGAAGTATGGGAAAGCTCTTCCTGAGATTGAGAAACAATTGGAAAATATCCAATCGGAATTCTCTCAATTTGTTACTCTAAATTCATCAGGTGACCCAGTTGAAGCTGCAGCAATTCTTGATTCAACTGAAAATCATATTCTTGCTTTGACACACATCGTTGAGCGAATTCCAGCTCTTGTTGAAACCTTGACAAAGGAATTGCCAGACCAATTGGCAGATTTGGAAGAAGGCTATCGCAAGCTGTTGGATGCCAACTACCACTTTACAGAGACAGATATCGAGTCTCGTTTCCAACTTTTGCATGAATCTCTGAAAAATAATCAAGAAAATATTCGTCAGTTGGAATTGGACAATGCAGAGTATGAAAATAATCGCATCCAAGAAGAAATCAACGCACTTTATGATATCTTCACTCGTGAAATTGCAGCTCAAAAAGTGGTTGAAAGTCTTCTTGCTACATTACCAACTTATCTTAACCACTTGAGAGAAAATAATCAGGTGCTTGTTCAAGACCTTGAACGCTTGACTAAAACCTACCTTCTTCCTGAAAGTGATGGCAATCATGTTCGTCGTCTTCAAGCAGAATTGGCTGCACTTGATACAGCAATCATGGAAGTGACGGAGGATCAAGGTGAGTCAACACAAGCCTACTCTGCTCTTGAAGAACAGTTGGAAATGCTTCAAAGTAACCTCAAGGATATAGAGGATGAGCAAATCTCTGTTAGCGAACGACTTGCCCAAATTGAAAAAGACGACCTCAATGCTCGCCAAAAAGCAAATGTCTATGTGAACCGTTTGCATACCATCAAACGTTACATGGAGAAGAGAAACTTGCCAGGTATTCCTCAAAGTTTCTTGAAACTTTTCTTTACTGCAAGTCATAACACAGAAGATCTGATGGCAGAGTTAGAACAACCACAAGTGAATATTGAATCGGTTAAACGAATTCTTGAAATTGCAACAAATGATATGGAAGCACTTGAAACAGAAACCTATGATATCGTTCAATATGCAACCTTGACGGAGCAACTACTCCAATACTCAAACCGTTACCGTTCATTTGATGAGCGTATTCAAGATGCTTTTAACGAAGCGCTTGAAATTTTTGAGAAAGAGTTTGACTACCAAGCGTCGTTTGAAAAAATTTCACAAGCCTTGGAAGTTGCAGAACCAGGGGTTACTAACCGTTTTGTAACTTCATATGAGAAAACACGTGAAGCGATTCGTTTCTAA
- the gyrB gene encoding DNA topoisomerase (ATP-hydrolyzing) subunit B, whose product MTEEIKNQQAQDYDASQIQVLEGLEAVRMRPGMYIGSTSKEGLHHLVWEIVDNSIDEALAGFASHIQVFIEPDNSITVVDDGRGIPVDIQEKTGRPAVETVFTVLHAGGKFGGGGYKVSGGLHGVGSSVVNALSTQLDVHVHKNGKIHYQEYRRGHVVADLEVVGDTDKTGTTVHFTPDPEIFTETTTFDFDKLNKRIQELAFLNRGLRISITDKREGLEQTKHYHYEGGIASYVEYINENKDVIFDTPIYTDGEMDDITVEVAMQYTTGYHENVMSFANNIHTHEGGTHEQGFRTALTRVINDYARKNKLLKDNEDNLTGEDVREGLTAVISVKHPNPQFEGQTKTKLGNSEVVKITNRLFSDAFSDFLMENPQIAKRIVEKGILAAKARVAAKRAREVTRKKSGLEISNLPGKLADCSSNNPAETELFIVEGDSAGGSAKSGRNREFQAILPIRGKILNVEKASMDKILANEEIRSLFTAMGTGFGAEFDVTKARYQKLVLMTDADVDGAHIRTLLLTLIYRYMKPILEAGYVYIAQPPIYGVKVGSEIKEYIQPGADQEIKLQEALARHSEGRSKPTIQRYKGLGEMDDHQLWETTMDPEHRLMARVSVDDAAEADKIFDMLMGDRVEPRREFIEENAVYSTLDV is encoded by the coding sequence ATGACAGAAGAAATCAAAAATCAACAGGCACAGGATTATGATGCCAGTCAAATTCAAGTTTTGGAGGGACTTGAAGCTGTTCGTATGCGTCCAGGTATGTATATTGGATCGACTTCAAAAGAAGGTCTTCACCATCTAGTATGGGAAATCGTTGATAACTCAATTGACGAAGCCCTAGCTGGATTTGCCAGTCACATCCAAGTCTTTATAGAGCCTGATAATTCCATCACCGTTGTGGATGATGGGCGTGGAATTCCTGTTGATATTCAGGAAAAAACAGGACGTCCCGCTGTTGAGACCGTCTTTACAGTTCTTCACGCTGGAGGAAAATTCGGCGGTGGCGGATATAAGGTATCAGGTGGGCTCCACGGAGTAGGATCATCAGTAGTAAACGCTCTTTCAACCCAACTAGATGTTCATGTTCACAAAAACGGTAAGATTCATTACCAAGAATACCGTCGTGGTCATGTTGTTGCTGATCTTGAGGTGGTTGGAGATACGGATAAAACGGGAACAACAGTTCACTTCACACCAGATCCAGAGATTTTTACAGAAACAACGACTTTTGATTTTGATAAATTAAACAAACGTATTCAAGAACTAGCCTTTTTGAACCGAGGCCTTCGAATCTCCATCACAGATAAGCGTGAAGGTCTCGAACAGACTAAACATTATCACTATGAGGGTGGGATTGCTAGCTACGTTGAATATATCAACGAGAACAAGGATGTGATCTTTGATACACCAATCTACACAGACGGTGAGATGGATGATATCACAGTTGAAGTAGCCATGCAGTACACAACCGGTTACCACGAAAACGTCATGAGTTTCGCCAATAACATTCACACCCATGAAGGTGGTACGCATGAGCAAGGTTTCCGTACAGCGCTGACACGTGTTATCAATGATTATGCCCGCAAGAATAAACTGCTAAAAGACAATGAAGATAACCTGACAGGAGAAGATGTTCGTGAAGGTTTGACAGCTGTTATCTCTGTCAAGCACCCTAATCCGCAGTTTGAAGGCCAAACCAAGACTAAATTGGGAAATAGCGAAGTAGTCAAGATTACCAATCGCCTCTTCAGCGATGCCTTCTCTGATTTCCTCATGGAAAATCCACAGATTGCTAAGCGTATCGTGGAAAAAGGAATCTTGGCTGCCAAGGCTCGTGTAGCTGCCAAGCGTGCGCGTGAAGTCACACGCAAGAAATCTGGTTTGGAAATTTCCAATCTTCCTGGAAAACTAGCAGACTGTTCTTCGAACAACCCAGCTGAAACCGAACTCTTCATCGTCGAAGGAGACTCAGCTGGTGGATCAGCCAAATCTGGTCGTAACCGTGAGTTTCAGGCTATCCTCCCAATTCGTGGTAAAATCTTGAACGTTGAAAAAGCTAGCATGGATAAAATCCTTGCAAACGAAGAAATTCGAAGCCTTTTCACAGCCATGGGAACAGGATTTGGTGCAGAATTTGATGTCACTAAGGCTCGTTACCAAAAACTCGTTTTGATGACCGATGCCGATGTTGATGGAGCCCACATTCGAACTCTCTTGCTAACCTTGATTTATCGCTATATGAAACCAATCTTAGAGGCTGGTTATGTTTACATTGCCCAACCACCGATTTATGGGGTTAAAGTTGGAAGTGAGATCAAAGAATACATTCAACCTGGTGCAGATCAAGAAATTAAACTCCAAGAAGCCTTAGCACGTCACAGTGAAGGGCGTTCAAAACCAACCATTCAACGTTATAAAGGTTTGGGAGAAATGGATGACCACCAATTGTGGGAAACAACCATGGATCCTGAACATCGCTTGATGGCGCGTGTTTCGGTAGATGATGCTGCCGAAGCAGATAAAATCTTTGATATGTTGATGGGGGATCGAGTAGAACCTCGTCGCGAATTTATCGAAGAAAACGCTGTTTACAGTACACTTGACGTCTAA
- a CDS encoding HAD-IA family hydrolase — MKYHDYIWDLGGTLLDNYETSTAAFVETLAQYGIEQEHDRVYEALKVSTAFAIEKFAPDIEDFLENYKENEARELEHPVLFEGIPELLKDISDKGGRHFLVSHRNDQVLELLAKTQIANYFTEVVTASSGFKRKPDPESMIYLRDKYHITSGLVIGDRNIDVEAGKAAGLDAYLFNNVATLRQAIDM, encoded by the coding sequence ATGAAATATCACGACTATATATGGGATTTAGGTGGTACCCTATTGGATAATTATGAGACTTCTACTGCAGCCTTTGTAGAAACCTTAGCCCAATACGGAATAGAGCAAGAACACGACCGAGTCTACGAAGCTTTGAAGGTTTCGACAGCTTTTGCCATCGAGAAGTTTGCACCAGATATCGAGGATTTTTTAGAGAACTATAAAGAAAATGAAGCGCGTGAGCTAGAACATCCAGTTTTGTTTGAGGGAATTCCAGAATTACTCAAAGACATTTCGGACAAGGGTGGTCGCCATTTCTTGGTTTCTCATCGAAATGACCAAGTTCTAGAACTTCTTGCTAAGACCCAGATAGCGAACTACTTCACCGAGGTGGTGACTGCCAGTTCTGGCTTTAAACGAAAACCAGATCCTGAGTCCATGATTTATTTACGTGATAAATATCATATTACATCTGGTTTGGTCATTGGTGACAGAAATATTGATGTAGAAGCAGGCAAAGCTGCTGGCTTAGATGCCTATCTTTTTAATAACGTTGCGACATTGAGACAAGCAATAGACATGTAA
- a CDS encoding DJ-1 family glyoxalase III, whose amino-acid sequence MAKVAVILAQGFEEIEALTVVDVLRRVNISCDMVGFEEQVTGSHDIQVKADRIFDGDLSDYDLVVLPGGMPGSAHLRDNQALISQIKTFDQAGKKIAAICAAPIALHQAGVLKDKYFTCYDGVQEQITDGIYQKQTVVVDGNLTTSRGPSTALAFAYELVEQLGGDAESLRVGMLYRDVFGNQQ is encoded by the coding sequence ATGGCAAAAGTAGCAGTTATTTTAGCCCAGGGTTTTGAAGAAATTGAAGCCTTGACAGTAGTCGATGTCTTGCGTCGAGTAAACATTTCTTGTGATATGGTAGGATTTGAAGAGCAGGTGACAGGGTCGCATGACATTCAGGTAAAAGCCGACCGTATCTTTGATGGCGATTTGTCCGACTATGACTTGGTCGTTCTTCCAGGTGGCATGCCAGGCTCAGCTCACCTACGAGATAATCAAGCCCTCATTTCACAGATTAAAACCTTTGATCAAGCAGGAAAGAAAATTGCAGCTATCTGTGCAGCTCCAATCGCTCTCCATCAAGCAGGTGTCCTGAAAGACAAGTACTTTACTTGTTATGACGGAGTTCAGGAGCAAATTACTGACGGAATTTATCAAAAGCAAACAGTGGTTGTAGATGGTAATCTAACAACTAGCCGAGGACCGTCAACCGCACTTGCCTTTGCCTATGAGTTGGTAGAGCAATTGGGAGGAGATGCCGAAAGTTTACGAGTTGGCATGCTCTATCGAGATGTCTTTGGAAATCAACAGTAA